The Tachysurus vachellii isolate PV-2020 chromosome 19, HZAU_Pvac_v1, whole genome shotgun sequence genome segment ACGAGCAACACTGGTTTCCCCAAGATCCTTGCAGAGGGTCAGGCTACAGATGCTTGCGCATCAACCACAAAATGGACCCTTTGATAGGCAAAGCTGCCTGGGCCGTTGGCATTACACAGGAGAAAATCTTTTCCCTGCTTCCATGTGAGCTAACACTGTGGGTGGACCCCAATGAAGTGTCGTATCGCATTGGTGAAAATGGATCCAGTTGTGTTCTTTATGCGTCCTGATCACCTGCCATATCTTACAACACTGCAAACATTCAAGAAGTCAGCTGTAAAGCAAAACTATGCCCTGAACAATCAGTATGATGAAGAATTTTCCACGTTATTTTCCTCTGAAtgctaccattttttttttcatgtataaaaCTACTCATGAATTaaagtgttggtgttttttgtaaCAATTGTAGTAGTCAAATATCTTATTCAGGGGATGTGACACAAATCTGTACAGTTGCtcaatcattttaacattgttaaTAGTGATTTGGGGTTAAGCTTGACTAGTTGGTATGTTACAACTTGGGCTACATTCCACTCCTTAATATACTTTTGTCAACTTCACTCTTACCAGTTCCCACTCTGTCACCTTtttaaaggtcatttttttCAAAGTGAAGATCTATTTGATCATTCGCTTGAGAGTTCACAATCTCTCAAGCGACACTGTAAATGTTTCAATTCTATTAGATTGGAATcagtttaaaattatattatgatgaccttttcatttgtaattaggtcaataaataa includes the following:
- the LOC132862410 gene encoding protein BTG1-like produces the protein MRTEVSTAANFVSSLVRMTGLLTEDQLHHLNFSLQKTLLEYYEQHWFPQDPCRGSGYRCLRINHKMDPLIGKAAWAVGITQEKIFSLLPCELTLWVDPNEVSYRIGENGSSCVLYAS